The window TTTCTATGGTTGgggttatgtcacacccccaaaccggaatgatAGAAACGTTCAGGGggggaggacgtcatattcagtatcataacaatacacaatagtaaacaagaaacaacatcatccattcattaataatataatttaatacaagtgtgttatgtgtatagtttgaaagagaccaaaatatgaatcaaaataaaagacgagtctcgaATGTGcatcgtcttctcaaaacctggtccaatgtacctatctactggtgacctaagaatacaagttattttgaaagagtagatcaacatttaagctggtgatttcataagtattttagtgtcagtgtttgtataagtttgatgaaagtgtttgtaaatgattgatgtgaatgtttgtaagttgtttgatgtaaatgtttgtatctcctagaaaattctatattttctacttataatgaaaagtagtcttctaccaagacccgactctTCTGtgtgtttgttcttttgtaaaagtgagtgtttttcccaagtatgactatcattacaaaaaatatagtttacattaccatttatgtgagaagatcacaatgtgaatgtaatgggaaaataaagatgtactgcagtattgtatatagtaactaccattgtactaactaccttaaactaattgtttaattaaggtaaaatgtgatgagattataaccatacttgattgactagtaaaacacgacgatcaaagacgttgaaatggtatgacattcgtcacccgtagacctgcaggtcccattgtagctagcagcaaggtgtaggatggtcaatctcgtatagatctatacagaaactcacgctctccctccaggagactctggttacaaaacgtgacacaacaatATATTTCCATGCCTTGAAGTAGTGGCCCACATTAATGTCatagtattcttgtatttgtatactatgttctattgttctagtgtattgtatgttctttttgtatagtatgttcctccctgtttctcattatagtatgttctttctgttacttgttatagtatgtttgaactgactcatgtatgaactgactcttgtatgtttcattgtactagaaatagtgagtagtagtcctctaaactatacatattatactttactagtaatgttgtttaaaTGACTAAGTaggtttgtacacctttgctatccaaaggtgttgaactgatgtaagaacctttatatctatacacatatacataatatataactaatattcaaACGAAACTCagacaaacaaccgataccctaagtcaacaaccaaacaaggaacaggaaataaagtgagttatcagtccttaGCCCTTTCAACctcatttatataactatatctatatagacatgattttgcaatatataagtttaaaagagtttgataaaagagtttagcatataaaagagttttaaccattttaATGGTtacagatgacttgatgtcagtttatacaaagttttgaaatagtttgcttgataacacagtttgaagtataagaaatccacttgtttgatagttattaatcatatgtgattgatacaataaccaaaatgttttctaattgtatcccccccccccccctataaaagcatttaatttttttaaaagaaatgttAGGTGTAtaaactcacctatagtgagtgattcgaatgtaagatcgatataggatgctaagtgccaaATGAAGCCTCGAGCAaaaacggatcctattaagcatataatgacacatatatgtatataattagtgtatacaACAACTAATCATTTAAGGGAACAACCTTAggtactaggaaacacttggaatgaagtgtTAAATCACAAATGATTGcacaaaaggtgtttacggccacacaaaagtgtgtttacggccaagatggtgttcacggccatgacatgaagggtttacggccatatgaagagtttatggccgtaaactcttgatgGTCATGCTAAAATGGGTGTTTCTTGGATGCTAAACATGTACTTGTAATGAATAACAagtatatggaaaggatacttacgatttggaagctagaaaagggtgtttacggcccaaagaaactagtgtgtgttcttggtgttcttggtgttcttcttGGTCTTCttggtgatacttgagagagaatcgagTTTTCTTAACTTATAAATGTGAGAAGTAAAGAAAGATTGAAGGAAAATCATACTTAAgggaggagttcacggccaagcaaGAGATTACGACCATAAtctctagtttacggccgtaaactccaagtgatggAGTTTTCCGGCTTGAATATTGCACAATGAACTCTagcagatacttcctaacacccaaTACTCGAATGTACTAGGCCTTGAACAATCAAATAGACccttaacaatgctaaaagatagcagaaacaagtctgacttttgattgaattgaatggctttacaagatagaaatttcgggttgtcacaggttaTTATATGGGTTATAGGGATCTTCATTTCTAGTGGGATCCTAAGGGAGGATCCTAAGTTGGCTAATGCATCTGCTTCTGTGTTTTCTTCTCTGGGAACTTGGTTTAGGCTAAAGTTCTCAAAATCAGAGACTAATTTTTTGAGGATCTCTAGATATAGTGCTAATCTTTCACCTTTCACTACGTAAGATCCATTGAAGTGATTAGTTAGTAATAAACAATCAACAAATACATGAAGATCCCTGATTTGAAGATCCTTATCCAATTGTATTCTCATGATGAGTGCTTCGTATTCTGCTTCGTTATTGGTAGTGTTGAATTCACAATTAACTGCCTGGGGTAGGATGTCCCCCTGTGgcgattttagtatgatccctagcCCTGTTCCTTTTTTATTTGAAGCTCCATCTGTGAACAGTGTCCATTTTCCCAAGTGTTCATGTTTTAGGAGCTGTTTGCCCTCCATGTCTACTTCGTtttgtagatcatcactaaatTCAGCCACAAAGTCTGTTAATGCTTGTGACTTTATGACAGATCTTGGTTCATATCTGATGTCGAACGTGCTTAACTTCACCGACCATTTTTCCATCCTCCCTGACATTTCTGGTTATCTCATAACATCGTTAATAGGATAATTAGTTTTCACATGTATAGTATGTGTTTCGAAATAATGTATTAATTTAGTAGAAGCAGTTACTAAGGCAAGAATTATTTTTTCGAGGTGAGAGTACCTGGTTTCATGATCCAcgagacttttacttacatagtagataCGATGTTGGTCTCCGTTAAGATCCTTGGCTAGGACAACACTTACCACGTTTGAGGATACAGAGAGGTAGAGGAGAAGTGGTTCTCCATCTATAGGCTTTACCAGTAATGGCGTGAAACTCAAATAATTTTTGAGTTCCTGAAAACCTTTTTTGTGATATTCAGTCCATTCGAACCTAttgttcttcttcaagatatcgtAAAAGGGTTTACATCTTTCTGAGTATCTTGAAATGAACTTGTTGAGTGTCGTTACCCTTCCAGTTGGCCTTTGGATGTCTTTTGTTGAATATGGGGATTTCAGCTCGATGATTGCTTTAACCTGCTCCGGGCTTGCTTCTATTCCTATCTTGGTTACCATATACCCAAGGAACTTGCCCGACTTAATCCGAAAGTGGCATTTGAGTGGATTCAACTTCATATTGTATTCGTTTAGGATGCCAAATGCATCTTTAAGATCCCTGAGATGATCTTCAGCTTTCATTGACTTCACCACCATGTCGTCAATATAGACCTCCATGGTGTGCCCCAACTTGTCTTTAAACATGCGATACACCAATCTTTGGTATGTTGCTCCTGCATTTTAAGACCAAAAGTCATTGCAATGTAATAATATATACATGTTGGTGTTATAAACGATGTATCTTCTTGATCGGATGGTTCCATCTGGAATTGTTGGAATCCTGCTGAAGCATCCATGAAGGTTAAAAGTTTGTGGCCAACCGTTGAATCTATCATAGAGTCAATATGTGGTAGAGGGAAAGGATCCTTAGGACAAGCCTTGTTAAGATCCGTTTAGACTAGACATACTCACCATTTGCCGTTTTTCTTTTGTACGACAACCACGTCAGCTAGCCATCTTGGGAACTTCACTTCATTGATCATTCATGTCTTGAGGAGCTTCTCTACTTATTCTTGGATGATCTGATTCCTTTCAGGTGCAAAATTCCATCTCTTTTGGTGTATTAGTCTGAAAGAAGGATCAATATTAAGTTTGTGAGTGATAATTCTCTTATCTCTACCTTTCATATCTCCGTGTTTCCATGCGAATGTCTTGCTTCTGGTTCGAAGGAAGTCTAACAGAACTTGCTCGATTTGCTTAGGTATTGAGGATCCCATGAAGGCTTTAGCTTCAGGATCCTCAATtcccaggggcacttcctttacATATTTCCCCTTCGTTTCTAGAACATGTCGTGCCCCTTGCCTTGATTGCTACGCTTGGTAGGGTTTGGTTGCATGTTTCATAGAGGTTTTATAACATTCTTTCGATTCTTGTTGATCCCCCATGATCTTCACGGTTCCCCATGGAGTGGGCATTTTTACACACTGATGATACGTTGATGGAACAACTTTCATCTCGTGGATCCATGGTATACCTAGTATCACATTATAAGAAGATAAAGTGTCAATAACACAAAATTTTAGTATAGAGTTTACCCCCTTTATGTATATTGGTAGCTTTATCTCCCTAATAGTGTGTTTCGTTTCCCCGCTAAATCCTATAAGGATCGAGGACCTTCTGATTATCTCTGATTCCGAGATGTTCATCCTTTTTAGTGCGTCTAGGAGTACAATATTGACCGAGGATCCTCCGTCAACCAGGATCCTACTAACAAAGTGGTTGGCCATGTACAATGTTATCATGAGTCTGTCTTGGTGAGGATCATGGATCCCTTCCTTGTCTGTCTCATCAAATGTGGTTTCCTTATCATCACTAACCATGATATTCTTCCGTGCTCTATCCTCCTTTCTGTTTTAAATACCTTGGCGTATCTTTTAGCCTGAGATTAAGAAGTACCTCAAATGTTAGATCCGCCTGAGATAACGTTAATTATCTTGGTGTTTGGGGGTGGAAATCCTGGTTTCTCCGGAATCTTGTGACCATCCTGGTTGTTCTCCTTGGATTCTTCTCTCTTTCTCCCGGGGATCTCTTTGAGGTGCCCCTTGCTAAGGAGGTAGATGATCTCCTTTCTTAGGGCTATACAGTCCTCCGTCATGTGATGGAAACCTTCATGGTAAACACACCATTTGGACCTGTCTTTCCAATTGGTGGACTTGTTATCCCTTTTCGGCCATCTCAATTTGACTCCGAGATCCTGCATAACATGAATTATACCTGAAATATCCATAGAAAAACAATAGCCAGTGATCTTAGGAAGTCTCTCTTCTTTTCCTTCATCTTTGAGGGCATTGACCTTGTAATGATCCGGTTTGGAATAGGGCTTCGATTTGTATGATCTTGGGGCCGAGGATTCATCTTTCCGATTGGGATTCTCGTATTGACTTGAATGGTTGGTTCTCTTCTGGATTTCTTTATCTTCTTTAAGCCTTATGAACGTTAATGCTCGGCACCTGAATTCGTCCAATCTCTTACATAGGGTCATCACAAGGTCTTCATAGAAGGGTGAATCCTTCCTTAGTTCCATCTTGAAGGCCTCTATAGCAGTAGCCATGTCGATGTTGGGGATGCTTAGAGCTTCCTTGCCAAACCTGTTATCAAAATCCATAAGGCATTCCTTAGGATCCTGAACCACTCGatagagatcactagtgatatTCTTGAAGGTTATGCTGCAAGAAAACTGATTATTGAAAATATTGACTAAGTGTGCAAATGAAGTAATAgagtattgtcacaccccaaaaccggaacggcggaaacgttctggggtggatgacgtcatgtcaagtatcacaacacatgcattatagtaatcaaagtacaacaaaacattgtattaatagtaataattttacatggtttacaatttatagtatcaaagtaatacatgcaaatatatatataaagtacagcaaggtactaagccatcttcatcaacagctccgggggtgtacctgtctaatgctaacctaagaatacaagttatttgaaaagcgagtatcagcatttttacaaatgctcgtgagttcataagtatttagtgacatttattcaaataactttataaagtagtagtttaagtgtttattgtgtattagagttctttccagaaaatcctatattttctttaataaagcagccttctaccaagactggtcagtgtaatgtggtaaaaagtcattttccctaaattgctatcattatcaaaatactgaatttgattattgaggaaagcaaacgacatcagagaataacatatgcctcagcagtgaggactgctgactagagcaaggaatcatagactccaggagagtatcgaactaacgacacgggtggttcagtctaacaagtagagactcagaccctagaaggtaccaaatgaaaggtacagctggtaaggtctaaaacagtgaaaaacagaccccaggcagtatcaaatgaaagatacgtcttgtaaggtcaaaacagagaaaacagaccccagacagtatcaaatgaaagatatgtctcgtaaggtcaaaacagtgtaactctgaaaatgaattatcggcatacagtgtaaattgccggtgaaataccgttaccttaaggccaatgaattataaggtaacctgggatactcgtaaccgtactgactagagtaccagacgccctacaagcgtctgaAATATGACaattgtcacccgttggcttggtaggccgggactgtagctagcagtctgggtgcagggttgtcaatctcgtatagatctatacacacaatgtctacTCTCCCAACAGGAGATTCTAGTTACcatctagacgacggagaaggccatgtcctgaagatgcatcccaaatagtgggtagagacttccaaatagtgggtagtgtgtaagtgctgtACTAGaagtagagacttccaaatagtgggtagtgtgtttctaatgtaagagtagactagaggtagagacttccaaatagtgggtagtgtgtttctaatgtaagtgtagactagaggtagagactcttaactgaactgactagagaattcctgtatgtccatactcatatacataatatataactaatgaatcaaacgaccttcggaatgccatccgatcccaccagaccacatctcaatgaagaaaaggaaatagggcggacgagccttcctaagtctttcaatcattacttatatgtacctatataagcacagacatacatctaactacgactgagtgtgtatcaagtagaagtgattcttgtgaagtaggagtgtctaacaagtgaagtaggagcggtcgcaagtgaagtaggagtgtctaacaagtgaagtaggagcggtctcaagtgaagtaggagtgtcgaacaagtataagcgtatcacgaagtaaagacgacaataagtgaagtaagagcgtctatcaggtataaaCGACTaccagtataagtgaaatagaggcaataacaggtataagcgctTCAAGAAGTGAATGTGttaccaagtaggagtataaaataagtgaaAGCGAAGCgacagtaactaacaagtaaaagtatacgtcgtaaAATGGGAACTTCGATGAAagccttggaaaaacctttatattcagggaaaatcacatttggtattctttggtaaaataagtgtgaaaacctttagaaatctttggaatctttcataaaccagtttaaaatgaatttaagTAAAATAGTATAAGTAAAGTTTTGAAATAATTGAAATCCCTTTTGAAAACCCATTGTAGTGTCCTACTCAGttaaacagtgtacagtgtggtaaaatcttatgcatgcgggttataaatcacatgtgattgatatgataactggcatgtttaacttgtattcccccctataaaacatgtaaaaacatttaaaaggttcattcaggggtatgaactcaccgggtGTGAGTAGGTCCGACGAGGGTGCCGGTTGGgtgttcggggcttgattactcgcgatgtccctatgtaaaatgtaataatgtccatatataattaattagatatacattcactaattatatggaacattacactccaacaaggttaaacacctcaaaaccggcgtttggagtgacccgggtgacatctacggacgtgtaatggcactagggacttgggatttgagtttactccccaagagtaaacatttaaggGATTTTACagccacataacacatacatacatgatttcacgaccgtgaactcatgttggtgcgattttgagtgtttaatggcttgtttggacttggggattgttggtatgaatttctaaaatgccttggaatggactaaatgaatttataccatttaaaagggaggtcacggctgtaaacttggagtttatggccgtaaactctcctatggctaaggataattgatttgaggcacttaaagcaatcacatgtgattctagtaatttttccaagccttgggatgatttaagggcatcatttaacatacttttatgagtttatggcctaagggtatgtgtcatggccgtaaactcttgtataatacattttgatatgtttaaggcctccaaactatttttagatggttctaggatttaccacaaggctattggttgagtttcaaggcattttgacatgttaaaaggtgtttactccccatgtttgaggggtttacggcccaagaataagccttggccataaactcctttttattcctcaaaattcatgatttaaatgtttcaagtcccgatttgtaagcctcaaggtcgtatctaagtcccaagaaTGATTTGAAAGGGTTAAATGGCTCTAAAACCCCatatttatgtgtttacggcccaagcatgtgccttggccgtaaacacttgttccaggtcctaaatctcattttaaacattaatttgaaggctaaagaggttagataacaagttaggaatgttacctctttgatttggagccttaaatctatgtttttggaccttaatcttggatgaggagagaggttagagagagagagagagtaatgaAATgaagccaaaagcttcaaatgaaagctttgaacattttatatagtgtctaagttttggacacggtggaattctacccgatactgtcgtttagcggggcttttggtcgcacccgatttagtggtcgtaataataaaaactaatttttccaactaaatggaaatgtgtaatACGAGTTTTTtttctcttatcacgacttaacggcataaaatataaacaatgaaatatttatttaattgacgacctctaattaacggaactttttacaaaaatggaatattccgttaatggtaacggggaaatgtaacggaacaatcTTGGGTTGTCACAAGTATGGGGGAACATTCAGCAGCCATTTGAGAGTTGATCCTGTAAGGGTTGAACCAAAGCCTTTGCATAGGCAAGCTTCCTTCAAGTTCCCTGGGATGGGAATGATCTCCATCCTTTCTCGGTATTGTGCTACGTCCTCTTCAGGACCCGTAGTTCCATCGTAAAGTTTCACGCTAGGAGTTTGGAAGCACTTAGGAACTTTGGTATCGGCTATCACAGGAGTAGATCTCGAGATCCTGTGACTTGTTAGAgatgcttcgggtataggttaGACTACCCCGAGTACGCTTGAGATCATTTGTCTCAACTGCTGAAGTTCCCTAGCCATGTTTGGATTTATtcctactgttggattaatgtctaagtccataactatatttggtatgtacttgacccgacccggcatggtccatttgggttgcacttcaccgacacaatttatatggatagtcttttgagaatagtatatttatgatttatattaatatattataagttgtaatatattaatatagaatcatattatttaattagtattgatcaagacttaatttagaattaattaagtgataagaacgaactaattaaatatggactcttatatatatggaatgggccaagttcatttagggtgggctaagctttcatggatagtccatggagtgtttaacccatggatc of the Lactuca sativa cultivar Salinas chromosome 6, Lsat_Salinas_v11, whole genome shotgun sequence genome contains:
- the LOC111894186 gene encoding uncharacterized protein LOC111894186 — translated: MEVYIDDMVVKSMKAEDHLRDLKDAFGILNEYNMKLNPLKCHFRIKSGKFLGYMVTKIGIEASPEQVKAIIELKSPYSTKDIQRPTGRVTTLNKFISRYSERCKPFYDILKKNNRFEWTEYHKKGFQELKNYLSFTPLLVKPIDGEPLLLYLSVSSNVVSVVLAKDLNGDQHRIYYVKMSGRMEKWSVKLSTFDIRYEPRSVIKSQALTDFVAEFSDDLQNEVDMEGKQLLKHEHLGKWTLFTDGASNKKGTGLGIILKSPQGDILPQAVNCEFNTTNNEAEYEALIMRIQLDKDLQIRDLHVFVDCLLLTNHFNGSYVVKGLDLSLVIIGHTLLLPSFSQPQYRILVGGSRLSSQFGQCLAPTIHVPRTCIFKILCETDQRSLPPSRASAPPPS
- the LOC111894187 gene encoding uncharacterized protein LOC111894187, which gives rise to MATAIEAFKMELRKDSPFYEDLVMTLCKRLDEFRCRALTFIRLKEDKEIQKRTNHSSQYENPNRKDESSAPRSYKSKPYSKPDHYKVNALKDEGKEERLPKITGYCFSMDISGIIHVMQDLGVKLRWPKRDNKSTNWKDRSKWCVYHEGFHHMTEDCIALRKEIIYLLSKGHLKEIPGRKREESKENNQDGHKIPEKPGFPPPNTKIINVISGGSNI